A window of Corallococcus macrosporus DSM 14697 contains these coding sequences:
- a CDS encoding thiamine phosphate synthase: protein MTPPLPRLIVITDWRLPPQRLRWALSQALDAGPQVALQHRHPEATGRRFFEEARELAALCQQRGNPLFVNGRFDVALRVGAHVHLPAHGPTPEEVRPHLPSGTWISAAVHDVSEAHAARGADLALVSPVFSPGSKPGDTRPPLGPTGFSTLAAALGCPALALGGITPARAAELPGAAGSAVISSVLEADDPRAAALSLLAACAGRAMLRAP, encoded by the coding sequence ATGACGCCTCCCCTTCCCCGGCTCATCGTCATCACCGACTGGCGCCTGCCGCCCCAGCGGCTGCGGTGGGCGCTCTCCCAGGCGCTCGACGCTGGCCCCCAGGTGGCCCTCCAGCACCGCCACCCGGAGGCCACCGGGCGCCGCTTTTTCGAAGAGGCGCGCGAGTTGGCCGCGCTGTGCCAGCAGCGGGGCAACCCGCTCTTCGTCAACGGCCGCTTCGACGTGGCGCTGCGAGTGGGCGCCCACGTCCACCTCCCCGCCCATGGCCCCACGCCGGAGGAGGTCCGGCCCCACCTCCCTTCCGGGACGTGGATCAGCGCGGCCGTGCATGACGTGTCGGAGGCCCACGCGGCCCGGGGCGCGGACCTGGCCCTGGTGAGCCCCGTCTTCTCCCCCGGCTCCAAGCCGGGTGACACGCGGCCTCCGCTGGGGCCCACGGGCTTCAGCACCCTGGCCGCGGCGCTTGGCTGCCCCGCGCTGGCGCTGGGCGGCATCACCCCGGCGCGCGCGGCCGAGCTGCCAGGCGCGGCGGGCTCCGCGGTCATCTCCTCCGTGCTGGAGGCGGATGACCCCAGGGCGGCGGCATTGAGCCTGCTGGCCGCGTGCGCGGGGCGGGCTATGCTGCGCGCCCCGTGA
- a CDS encoding thiazole synthase: MSIQDKPFTIAGVTFNSRLILGTGKYPSHDIMKRCHESSGTEMVTVAVRRLDLKATGEASLMNWIDRNRLRLLPNTALCYTADDAVRTCRLAEELGMSKWVKLEVLGDEKTLYPDVEETVKAARILVKEGFTVLPYTSDDPITARKLEDAGCAAVMPLAAPIGSGLGIRNPHNIRLILETVKVPVIVDAGVGTASDAAIAMELGVEAVLMNTAIAGAQDPVRMAVAMKKAVEAGRDAYLAGRIPRKAYGSASSPIEGLVHH, from the coding sequence ATGAGCATCCAGGACAAGCCCTTCACCATCGCCGGAGTGACGTTCAACTCCCGGCTCATCCTCGGCACGGGGAAGTACCCCAGCCACGACATCATGAAGCGCTGCCACGAGTCCTCCGGCACGGAGATGGTGACCGTGGCCGTGCGCCGCCTGGACCTCAAGGCCACGGGCGAGGCGTCCCTGATGAACTGGATTGACCGCAACCGCCTGCGCCTGCTGCCCAACACGGCGCTCTGCTACACGGCGGATGACGCGGTCCGCACCTGCCGGCTCGCCGAGGAGCTGGGCATGAGCAAGTGGGTGAAGCTCGAGGTGCTCGGCGACGAGAAGACGCTCTACCCGGACGTCGAGGAGACGGTGAAGGCGGCCCGCATCCTGGTGAAGGAGGGCTTCACCGTGCTGCCCTACACCAGCGACGACCCCATCACCGCCCGCAAGCTGGAGGACGCGGGCTGCGCGGCCGTGATGCCGCTGGCGGCGCCCATTGGCAGCGGCCTGGGCATCCGCAACCCGCACAACATCCGCCTCATCCTGGAGACGGTGAAGGTCCCCGTCATCGTGGACGCGGGTGTGGGCACGGCCTCCGACGCGGCCATCGCCATGGAGCTGGGCGTGGAGGCGGTGCTGATGAACACCGCCATCGCCGGCGCGCAGGACCCGGTGCGCATGGCCGTGGCCATGAAGAAGGCGGTGGAGGCCGGCCGCGACGCGTACCTCGCGGGCCGCATCCCGCGGAAGGCCTACGGCTCCGCGTCCAGCCCCATCGAAGGGCTCGTTCACCACTGA
- the thiS gene encoding sulfur carrier protein ThiS yields the protein MQVWVNGETREVPEGTTLSVLLESLQVGGPGVAVEVNAEVVRRARHPEHQLHAGDRVEIVTFVGGG from the coding sequence ATGCAGGTCTGGGTCAACGGAGAGACGCGCGAAGTGCCCGAAGGCACCACCCTTTCGGTGCTGCTGGAGTCGCTGCAGGTGGGCGGCCCCGGCGTCGCCGTGGAAGTGAACGCGGAGGTGGTGCGCCGCGCCCGCCATCCCGAACACCAGCTCCACGCGGGGGACCGCGTGGAAATCGTCACCTTCGTCGGCGGCGGCTAG